From Gottschalkia purinilytica:
TAGTAATACTGATATAAACAGCGCTATTATTTCTCCTATATTACAAGATAATAAAAAGTGAATTGATTTTTTTATATTATCAAATATATTCCTTCCTTCTTCTACTGCTGATACTATAGTTGCAAAATTATCATCTGTTAGTATCATATCAGATGCCTGTTTTGACACATCTGTTCCTGTTATCCCCATTGCACATCCTATATTTGCTCTTTTTAATGCTGGTGCATCATTTACTCCATCCCCTGTCATTGCTACTATCTTTCCATGACTTTGCCATGCCTTTACTATTCTTACTTTATGTTCTGGTGATACTCTTGCATATACTGAATATTTAGTTACATTTTT
This genomic window contains:
- a CDS encoding HAD-IC family P-type ATPase, coding for GDHKVTAMAIAKELGILNEGDEAVEGKEIEYMTEEELNKNVTKYSVYARVSPEHKVRIVKAWQSHGKIVAMTGDGVNDAPALKRANIGCAMGITGTDVSKQASDMILTDDNFATIVSAVEEGRNIFDNIKKSIHFLLSCNIGEIIALFISVLLRLPLPLLPIHILWVNLVTDSLPALALGVDPADPDIMKR